TCGCCTGCGCGGTGCTCCCCAAGCGCGGCGACCACTCGGTCGGGGTGCACCGGCGGTTCGTGCCCGCCGCCGGGCGGGCGGTGAACTGCCAGATCGGCGTCGGCCTCTTCCTCTCCACCGGCCACGGCGAACTCCCGGTCGACTGGCGGCTGTTGCTGCCCGGCGCCTGGTCCGAGCAGCCCGAGCTCCGGCAGCGCGCCCGAGTGCCCGAGGAGGCCCCGCACGGGCCGATCTGGGCGCACGCCCGCGACCTGGTCGAGGAGCTCGCCCGGCACACCGGGGCGGCCTCGGTCCCGGTCATCGCCGACATGGGCGAGTGCACCGAAGTCGCGGCCCTGATCCGGGGGTTGGGCGACCGTGACTTCGTCATCGCGGTACCGGGCAGCCTCCAGGTGGTCCCCGGCGGACACCTGGCCACCCAGCGCCCCACCGGCCACGGGATGACCACCGTGACCAACGCCCAGCACTTCCTCGGCCTGAACGGCGCCCACCCGCAGACCGCCGCCATCAGCACCCACGACGGCCGGGCCCGTCACCTGCGCATCCTGTCCGGCCTGGCCCGGCTCCCCGGCACCATCCCGGGCAGCCCCGGCGGCCAGCAGCACACCTACAAGGTGTTCAGCGAGTGGCGGCAGGCCGGCCGCCGCCCGGCCCCGATCTGGATCACCAACATGGTGCACCGCCGGATGGACGAACTGCTCGCCCTCACCGGCCTCCAGCACCGCGCCGACAACACGGTACGGACCCTGGAGAACGACTTCGGCCTGCTCGACTTCGAAGGCCGTTCCTACCCCGGCTGGCACCACCACATGACCCTGGTGTCCGCGGCCTACGCCTACCACCGCATCGTCCGCCCGGAGGCGCAGTCCGCCGCCTCCCCTTTCGCCCGCCAACGCTCCGCCTGACCACCACCCCACGGCGTGGAGACCCCAGCGCCCGGTCCCCCACCCGGGCCGGGGTCTCCACGCCCCCTTCAGCCCGGACGGCTCGTCAGACCCGGACGACCGGCCGCGACCCGGCAGCCTCGGCCTGAGCCGGCACGGACTCCACCGGCCCGGCCGGCTGCGCGGCTCCGTTCGCCCTGAGCTCGTCCAGGCCGGTGACGATGCCGCGCTTCAGCAGCCGGGAGAGCGGGCGTTCGACGATCCGGTGCACCAGGTAGGCGGCCACCAGCATGCCCAGCGTGACCAGCCCGACCAGGGTCCACTTCGGCACCCGGTCGTGGAGCAGCCTGATCGCCGTCCAGCCGATCCCCTCGTGCAGCAGGTACAGCGGGTAGGTCAGCGAACCGGCGACCGTCAGCCAGCGCCAGCCGATCCGGGACAGCCAGCCCAGCGACACGGCGGCCATCACCAGGTAGCACAGCACGATCATCACGGCGGCGGGCCAGGCCGGCAGATGCCGGCCGCCGAGCGCCGGGTCGATCAACTGCTGGTGCGAACCGGCGTAGTTGAGCGACAGCACCAGGCTGACCCCGACGATCCCCCACAGCAGCAGGGTCGGCCGGAACCGGTACATCAGGTAGTAGGCCAGCCCGGCGACGAAGAACGAGGAGACCCAGGGCATCGCCACCACCGTCAGCGGCGCCCAGTCCACCCCGACGCTCACCATGCCCATCACCGTCCACACCATGCAGAAGGCGACCACCCGGCGGTAGTTGAGGCCCTGTCGGACCACCAGGCCGAACAGCAGGTAGAAGCAGAGCTCGTACCAGAGCGTCCAGTACGAGGCGTCCACGTTGGTGACGTGCAGCGCGCTCTGGAACATCGTCAGGTTCACCAGCACCTGGTACGAGTCCAGCGGCTGCGCCACCAACGGCCAGGCCGCCAGCACGGCGGTGGTCGCCAGCACCCCGAACCAGTAGGCCGGGTACAGGCGGACGATCCGGGACGTGAAGAAGTCGCCCAGCCCCCGTCCCCAGGTGCTCATGCCGATCACGAAGCCGCTGATCAGGAAGAACAGGCTGACGCCCGTCCACATGTAGGCCCCGAGCTTGGAGGCCAGCGGGAACACCTGCGCGATCGGCCGTGACCAGGCGTTGCCCGCCCCGTCGGCGGAGCCGCCGTAGCCGACGTAGTGGTGGAACACCACCATCAGCGCGGCCAGGATCCGCAGCCCGTCCAGCACCACCAGCCGCCCGCCGGCGCGTCCGGCGCGCGCGCTCCGACCGGCCCGGCGGCTTCCCCGGCGGCCGCCGCGAGCGGCGGGGTCGGGCTCGGCGGATATGCCCTGCACCGACTGAGTCGTTGGCTCCACGTGACTGTCCCCCAGGGTTCCGATCCGCCCCGAAGTTCCAGCGGCCGGCTGCTGTGGTGTACGCGGCGAACGGGGGGTGCTCCGGGAACACTAGTACACGCCTTCGACCGGCCCGGAGGGACCCGGGCGGCCCGTCTCCTCTAGCGTGTGGCCATGGACCAGGCACAGGAGTTCGAGGCGCACCGGCCCCGGCTGTTCTCGTTGGCGTACCGGATGCTCGGGTCGGCGACGGAGGCCGAGGACGCCGTGCAGGACGCCTACCTGCGGTGGCACGGGACCGAGCCGGGGCAGGTCGTGGCGCCGGGGCCGTGGCTGGCCAAGGTGCTCACCAATCTGTGCCTGAACCGGCTGACCTCGGCGCGGGCCCAGCGCGAGGAGTACGTCGGGCCGTGGCTGCCGGAGCCGGTGCGGACCGACGGCGGGGCGCTCGGGCCGATGGAGACCGCGGAGCAGCGGGACTCGGTGTCGCTGGCGGTGCTGGTGATGATGGAGCGTCTGACGCCGCCGGAGCGGGCGGCCGTGGTGCTTCGCGACGCCTTCGACTACAGCCACCGGGACATCGCGGGCGTGCTCGACTGCTCGGAGGCGAACGCGCGGCAGCTGTACCGCCGGGCCAAGCAGCATCTGACGGACGACAAGCGGAAGTTCGCCTCCTCGCAGGAGCTGGGCGGCGAACTGCTGACCCGGTTCCTGGCGGCCGCCGCGGAGGGGGCGATGCAGCAGCTGGAGGCGCTGCTCGCCGACCAGGTGGTCGCCTGGTCGGACGGCGGCGGCAAGGTGAGCGCGGCGCGCCGGCCGGTGGTCGGCCGGGAGATGGTGGCCCGGTTCCTGGCTGGTCTGTTCACCCGGTGGGTGAACGAGGTGCGGATCGAGATCGTCGAGGCGAACGGCGCCCCGGTGGTGCTCGGCTGGGAGGACGGCGAGCTGACCTCGTTCGGTGCGCTGGAGATCGGCGAGGCCGGGATCACCGGCATCCGGCTGGTCCGGAACCCGGACAAACTGACCTTTCTGGCGAATCAGCTGCCGGGGCTGTCACAAACCTCGTGAGTCGTCGGTTCTTCATCGGTGACGGCAACACGAGAAGGGCTGTGGCTGATGAAGAACGACGCGATCATGGTGACCGGCGCGACCGGTGTGCTCGGCCGCCAGGTGCTGGACCGGGCACGCCACACCGGGCTGCCGGTCCGGGCCCTCACCCGCCGGGCCACCCTGCCGGACGACCCGGGAGTGGCCTGGTTCACCGGCGACCTGGCCGCCGGCACCGGCCTGGACGAGGCGTTCGCCGGGGTCCGCACGGTCATCCACTGCGCGAGCGACATCCGGCACTTCAAGAACGACATCCCGGCCTTCCACCACCTGCTGGAGGCCGCCCGGCGCGCCGGGGTCGAACACATCGTCAACATCTCGATCGTCGGCATCGACCGCATCCCGTACCCCTACTACCGGATCAAGCTGGCGGGCGAGCGGCTGCTGGAAACCTCGGGGATCGGCTGGACCAATCTGCGCGCCACCCAGTTCCCCGAGCTGCTGAACATGGCGTTCGGGGTCCTGTCGAAGCTGCCGGTCGTCATCGTGCCGACCGGCACCGACTGCCAGCCCGTGGACCAGGGCGAGGTGGCGGACCGGCTGGTCGAGCTGGCCCTCGGCGAGCCGGGCGCGGGCGAGCCCCCGGCCGGCGGCTGGGGCCGGGTGCCGGACCTCGCCGGACCCACGGTGTACCCGGCCGACCGGCTGGCCAGGGACTGGCTGCGAGCGGCGGGCAAGCGCCGTCGCGTCCTGCCGGTCTTCATCCCGGGGAAGCTCGGAGCGGGCTTCCGTTCCGGCGCCCTGACCGCCCCCGACCGGGCGGTGGGCAAGCGGACCTGGGAGGAGTACCTCGCCGAGCACGTCGCCCGCTGACCGCGACGCGACTGTTCGTCAGCCGCCGGCCGCCTCGCGGCTGACGAACCGTCCGGTCCCCAGCTTCCGCAGATCGTTTCCCGACCGCTCTTCCTCCTGCGCGACTGGCTCGACCTGTGGCACTCGCTGCCCCACGACGAGTGGAACCACTTCCAGCGGCGTCAGCCCCGGTCGTAGTAGCCGAACAGGTCGACCACCAGAGCCGCCGAGCCGGAGCTGGAGTTCCAGAAGTCGACGAGCTTGGTCGGGCCGGTGCTCGCCTGCACGAGGTTCGGCACGACCTCACCGGGCTGCCAGTTCAGCGTGGAGACCAGGGGCCGTACCGGTGGGACGGCGACGTGGTCCGCGTACTGGAGCGCTGTGTTCGGGTCCGGTGCGACGGTCAGGAAGCCCTGCCCGGCGGTGTTGGCGACCGTGGTGTTCAGGACCGCCCCGCTCACGTCGGCCCCCAGCCCGCCGAACTGCTGCCACACGTACTGGCCCCGGCCGAATCCCTCGTACGACCAGTCCCGGGTGTCCACCAGCCGCTTCGGGGTCACCGGCATGTAGGCGGCGCCGGTCGTGCCGTAGTACCCGACCACGTCCACGATCACGTCGGTGGGCGACCCGCTGCCGTTGAAGATCCGGATCTTCCCGTCCGGACCGACCGGTACGACCACCGAGTTGGCGATGGTCTGGCCCGGGCCGAAGTTCAGGTTCGACGCCAGCGGAGTGGGCGCACCGCTCGGGTGGGCCGTCAGGTAGCCGCCGGCCGTCGCCCCGGTGGTGGTGACGTTGAGCGCGACGGCGGTGATGCCCGAGCCCGGCAGGGGTGCGGCCTTGCTGCCCGCGATCGGCAGCTCGACCGATCCCCGTCCCGGAATCCGACCCTGTGTCACGCCGGTGCCGTCCCGGGTGTCCATCAGACGCGCGGGGTCGACCGAGGTGTAGCCGCCCGCGGCGGACTTGGTGAAGTAGCCGGCGATGTCGGCGATCAGGTCCACCGTCCCCTGGCTGCCGTTGAACAGCTCGACCCAGCCGTCCGCGCCGACCGGCACCACGGTCAGGTTCGGCACGGTCTGCCCGGCGGTGAAGTTCACGTTGGAGGCCAGCGGCCGGGCCGTCCCGGAGGCGAAGGCCGTGATGTACCCACCGTGGCTGCCGTCGGTGACCGTCACGTTGAGGACCGCGGCCGTGACCCCGGCCGGGATGCTCCCGTTCCCCGCGATCCGGATCCGCACCGAGGAGTTCGGCTGCACCTTGGCGACCGGCGCGCCCGTCCCGGTCCTGGTGTCCAGCAGCCGGGTGGGGCCGTACGCCGTGTAGTTGGAGCCCGTGGTGGCCACCTGCACCGTACTGGTGATCACGTCGCCGTGGCTGGTGGTGGCCGTCACGGTGACCCGGTAGGCCCCGAGCTTGGCGTACGTGTGCCAGGCCTGCCGGCTGCCCGCCGGGCCGTAGTAGGAGTCGGCCGTCGTGGTGCCGTCGCCCCAGTCGATCACCAGCTTCGTGTCGACCGGCTGGGTCAGGACGTCCGTGATGTTCATGGTGAGCGCGACGGCATGGGCGCTGGTGCTGCGCGCGTCGAGGCCCAGTGCGAACTCCGGTCGCGGGTCGTACTGCACCGCTCCCCGGCTCCGGTAGCCACCGGTGCCGAAGAAGTCCGTGTCCAGCCGGCCCGGGGCGTCCGGGTTCGCGGAGTCGACGGAGGCGGCTCCCGGACGCAGCTTGGCGTCGGCGTAGGCCTCGTCCAGCCGGAACCGGACCGGCTTCGGCTCCGACGCGTCCACCACGTCGTTCCGGCCCTGGTCCGGCACCGCGGCGCGGAAGGCGTCAAGGGTCGGGTACTCGACGCCGCCCCAGGCGTACGGTGCGGTGGCGTTGTCGGCGTGGCTGTGGAAGGCGTTGTAGTCGGCCGTACTGCCCGTCCGGGCCTGCGCCGAGACGGCGATGTCCGGGGCCCAGCCCGCGCCTCGGCTCTTGCAGCTCTCCTTGGTGCTCACCAGCTTCGCCGCCTCGGTGACGTCCTCCAGCAGGTTGTTCTGGATGCTGACGCCGGTGGAGGCGCCGTCCACGGCGACCGCCGGGGCGCAGCTGCGCTGGATCGTGTTGCCCACGACGTTCAGCCCGGCCACCCCGGTGGCGGATATCCCGGTCGCCACCACGACGTTGCTCGCCAAGGTCACCTGGCTCGCCCCGGCGGCGACGGAGATGCCCGAGGCACCGGGCTTCCAGCCGCGGGTGTCGAGGTACGAGCGGCTCACCGTGACACCGCTCGACGCACCGTCGATCCGGACCGCGTCCAGCGGCCCGGGGTCGGGCCGGCCGACGGGAGTGCCGTACGCGTAGACGTGCAGGGAGTCGAGGGTGATCCGACTCGACCCCCGCACCTCCACCGGCACGCCGCCGGTCGAAGCCAGCATCAGGTTCCGGACCGTCACATCGGTGACCCCGTCGAGGATCAGAGCCGACTTGCCGAGCCCGTCCTGCACCTGTGCGTGGTCCCCCACCCCGACGATCGAGATGCCGGAGGTCCTGACCCGGACCACGTCACCGGAGGACGACCCGATCGCGCCCGCCACCTTGATCGTGTCGCCGGGGACGGCCGCGTCCACCGCGACCTGGAGGTTGCAGTAGGGACTGGCGGCGGTACCGCTGCCGGGGCTGCCCGGGTAGCAGACCGAGGCGGTCGTGGCATAGATCGTCCGGCCGCTGCCGGAGTCGGACGCGTCGGCCACGGCCGGCGTGAGCACGAAAAGGGCCGCCAGCAAGGCGGCCGTCGTGGTGGAGCGGCGGTGCACGGACGTTCTCCTTGCTCAGAACGGACTCAACGCAAAGGTCCCGCCCGATCTTTCGATCGGGCGGGACCCTGTTGGTGGAGCTGAGGGGATTCGAACCCCTGACCCCCTCGATGCGAACGAGGTGCGCTACCGGACTGCGCCACAGCCCCAACGAGAAGAAACTCTAGCACCTCTTCGCGGGGGCTCGTGACCACCCCTCACCTGGCTACTCGTTCGCGGCGCGGGGCCGGGAGGGGTAGTCGGCCTCGGCGCCGGGGGCGGGTTCGGCGTACTGGTCGAAGAGCGGGGTGTTGCGGGCCTCGGTGCTGCGACCGGCCTCCCAGCCGGAGCGGGGGTCGAGGCCGCGGGTGGAGCGGGGGGCCACCGGGGCGGTGACGTAGGTGGGGAGGGGGACCGGGACGGGCTCCCAGGAGTCGGGGCCGGCGGCGGCGCGTTCGCGCATGCCGTCGACCCACTCCTCGTGGTCGGTCGCCTCGACCAAGGCCGAGTCGGTGGTGGCCAGCCGCAGGTGCGGCCGTCCCTCGGCGGCGGGCACCGGGGCCGGGGCGGCGGCGGCCCGGGCGGACTGCTGACGCTCCGTCGGCTGCGGACGCCCGGCCGGGGGCGAGGCGGGCTGCGCGGCCGGACGGGCCGCGGCGGCCCGGGTGCGTTCGCGGTCGCGCAGCCGCTCGGCGTCCCGGGCGGCCCGGGTGCGGTCGAGCTTGACCTCGTACCGCTGCCGTTCCAGCCGGCGCAGGTGGCCGATGTAGAGGGTGAGCAGCAGGCCGGGCAGCGCGGGCACCCAGAGGAAGGCGACGCCGAACACCGCCGCGACCACCGCACCGGCGGCGAAGGCGAGGAAGAGCGTGGTGACCATCCGGCGCCGCCGGGCCAGCAGCCTGGCCCGCCGCTCGACCGAACCGCGCGCAGCCGCGGCAACAGCCGAGGCCGAAGGAACGGGAACCGGCGGAATGGCCGGTTCGGCCGGGGCCACGACTGGGAGATCGGTGTCCACCGCCGGGGCGGGGTCCGATTCGGGGCTGGTCTCGTCGTCGCCAAGTACCCGGGTCGCCCGCCGCTCCATGGCCGACCGTCCGGCCAGCAGGCGGATCGCGGTACTGAAGCGTTCCGTCGGACGCGCCTCGTTGAGCTCGTCCTGCCTGCGGAGCCACATCGGCACCAGATAGGCAGCCCAGGCCCCTACGATGACCGCGTAGATAAGGCCGCTACTGCGCATGTTTCACACGGTACGGGCGCGGGGGAAGGCCCGGCAGCAATTTGGCGCGGCGTGTCGTGTGATCAAGCTGATTCTCCGACTATTTTGCCGGTATTTGTGACCACTCGGCCGGCCTGCGATGCCATATCGATATCTATTTCGAACACTTATTCAATTATCGCGCCGGTCCCGGCTCCTGACCGACCGCCAGCGGTTCAGCATGCCCTCCGGCACCTCCTCGGCGGTCAGCGCGTACACCAGGTGGTCCCGCCAGTCGCCGTCGATGTGCAGATAGCGCGGCCGCATTCCCTCCTCGCGGAAGCCGAGCTTTTCGGCCACCCGTCGGCTCGGCCAGTTCTCCGGCCGAATGCAGACCTCGATCCGGTGCAGGCCGAGGGTGCCGAAGCAGTGGTCGACGGCGAGCGCGACGGCGGTCGGCATGATGCCCCGGCCGGCCACCGACTCGTCCACCCAGTAGCCGATGTTGGCCGAGCACATCGAGCCCCAGGTCATCCCACCGACCGTCAGCTGCCCGACCAGGCGGCCCCGGTGCAGCACCACGAACGGCACCATCCGGCCCGCCGCCGCCTCGTGCCGCAGGTAGCGGGCCATCTGCCGGAAGGTCGGCCGGGCCACCCCGGCCCGACCGGGCCCGGCGGGCGGGACGGTGGCCTCCCAGCGGCGCAGCCAGTCCCGGTTGCGCTGGCTGACCTCCTGCCAGGAACGCTGGTCGCGGACCCGGATCGGCCGCAGCGCGACGTCCCCCTCCAGGAGTTCGACCTGCCAGGAGGCGTTCAGGGCGCACTCCCCTCAGCGGAGCCACCAGAGGCGGAGCCACCGGGAGCGGATGCCGCCGGCCGCGGGTGGTCGCCACCGCCGAGCTGGTCCACGGCGTGCGGGAGCAGCGGCGTCAGCACGGCCAGGCCGTCCTTGACCCCTCCGGTGGAGCCCGGCAGGTTGACGATCAGGGTACGTCCGGCCAGTCCGGCCAGGCCCCGGGACAGCGCCGAGGTGGGCACCTTCTCCCGGCCGTACGCCCGGATGGCCTCGGCGATGCCGGGGATCTGACGGTCGATCACCCGGGCGGTCATCTCCGGGGTGAGGTCCATCGGCGAGATGCCGGTGCCGCCGGTGGTGACCACCGCGTCGTACCCGGCGGCCACGGCGGCCCGCAGCGCGGCCTCCACCGGCTCGCCGTCCGGGACGACCTGCGGCCCGTCCACGGTGAAGCCCATCGCCCGCAGGCCCGCGGCGACCAGCGGGCCGCCCTTGTCCTCGTACACCCCGGCCGAGGCGCGGTTGGAGACCGTGACGGCCAGCGCTCTCACTCCGACACCGCCGCGCCCGACGAGGCCGCCCAGTCGCCGCTCTTGCCGCCGGTCTTGCTGAGCACCCGGACGTGCTCGATGGTGGCGCCCTTGTCGACGGCCTTGACCATGTCGATCACGGTCAGCCCGGCCACCGCGACGGCGGTCAGCGCCTCCATCTCGACGCCGGTCCGGTCGGCGGTCCGCACGGTGGCGGTGATCTCGACGGCGTCGTCGGCCACCGTGAGCTCGACGGTGACGCCGGAGATCGCGATCGGGTGGCAGAGCGGGATCAGGTCGGGGGTCTTCTTGGCGCCCATGATCCCGGCGATCCGGGCCACCGCGAGGGCGTCGCCCTTGGGGACGCCCTCGCCGCGCAGCAGCTCGATCACCCGGGCGGCCACCCTGACCCGTCCGGCGGCGACGGCCGTCCGGACGGTGGTGGCCTTCTCGGAGACGTCGACCATCCGGGCGGCGCCGGTCTCGTCGACGTGGGTGAGGCGCGGTGTTTCGGACAAAGGGGACTCCACGGTGGCACGGGTCAAGTACCGCGCTACCGTACAACCCCGCCCCGGTCAGCCCGTGAGAAGGACCACATCGACGGTGCGTCCGGCCGCCACCGAGGTCTCGTCCTCGGGCACCGCGATCAGGCAGTTGGCCCGGGCCAGCGCGCCGACCAGGTGCGATCCCTCGCCGCCGACCGGCACCACCTCACCGTCCGCGGACGAGTACCAGCCGCGCAGGAACTGCCGCCGCCCGGCCGGGGAGCGCAGCTCGGCGGTGCAGACCGCGCGGACCACCGGCCGGTGGATGTCGGGGGCGCCCATCATGGTGCGGATCACCGGGCGGACGAACAGCTCGAAGGAGATGTACGAGCTGACCGGGTTGCCGGGCAGGGCGAGCAGCGGGGTGCCCTGGATCCGGCCGAAGCCCTGCGGCTTGCCGGGCTGCATCCGCAGCCGCCGGAAGTCGACCTCGCCGTACTCGGCGAAGACCTCCTTGACCACGTCGTACGCGCCCACGCTGACCCCGCCGCTGGTGACGATCAGGTCGGCCCGGCCGAGCTGGTCCTCCAGCACCGCGCGCAGCACGGCCGCGTCGTCCGGGACGCCGCCGACCCGGTAGGCGATCGCCCCGGCGTCCTGGGCGGCGGCGGTCAGCGTGTAGCTGTTGGAGTCGGAGATCTGCCCGGGGCCGACCGGCTCGCCGGGCTCGACGAGTTCGCTGCCGGTGGAGAGCACCACCACCCGCGGGCGGGGGCGGACCCGGACGGTGCCGCGGCCGATCGCGGCGAGCAGGCCGAGCTGGGTGGGGCCGAGCAGGGCGCCCGCCTCCAGCACCCGCTCCCCCGCCGACAGGTCGCTGCCCCGGCGGCGGATGTGCGCGCCTTCGGTGACCGGGCGGAGCACCCGGACCTCCTCGGAAGCACCCGAGGAAGCGCTGGTAGACGCGGCGGTCATCGCGTCGGCGGCCTTCCCGGTGCCGCTGCCGCCGTCGGTCCACTCGACCGGGGCGACCGCCTCGGCGCCGGGCGGTACGGGCGCGCCGGTCATGATCCGGGCGGTCTGGCCCGGGCCCACCTTGGGGAGTTCACCCGCGCCGGCCGCGATCTCGCCGATCACGGTGAGCACCGAGGGGTACTGCTCGGTGGCCCCGGCGGTGTCCGCGGTGCGGACCGCGTAGCCGTCCATCGAGCTGTTGTCGAAGGGCGGCAGGTCCACCTCCGAGCTGACGTCCTCGGCCAGCCGGCAGCCCTGGGCGTCGAGCAGCTGGAGCTCGATCGCCGGGAGCGGGACGACATCTGACAGTACGTCCGCCAGATGCTCGTCCACGCTCCACATGCGCGGCGGCGCCGGGGTCTCTTCGCAGCAGGAATCCGAAGTCGTCCCGGTCATCGCACACTCGCCTTCTGGTCAGTCCTGCATCTCCGTGGCGACGAACTCCTTGAGCCAGGACCGGAACTCCGGGCCGAGGTCATCGCGTTCGCACGCCAGACGGACGATAGCGCGAAGGTAGTCCGCGCGGTCGCCGGTGTCGTACCGGCGGCCCTTGAAGAGCACGCCGTGCACCGGGCCGCCGCCGGTCTCGTCCCGGGTCGCCAACTCGCGCAGCGCGTCGGTCAGCTGGATCTCGCCGCCCCGGCCGGGCTTGGTCTCGCGCAGCACGTCGAAGACGGCCGGGTCGAGGATGTAGCGGCCGATCACCGCGTAGTTCGACGGGGCGTCGGCCGTGTCGGGCTTCTCCACCAGGTCGGTGATCCGGAAGACGTCGTCGCCGAAGCCGTTGGGCTTGACCGCGGCGCAGCCGTACAGGTGGATCTGCTCCGGCTCGACCTCCATCAGCGCCACCACCGAGCCGCCGAGCTCCTGCTGGACCTCGATCATCCGGGACAGCAGCGGGTCGCGCGGGTCGATCAGGTCGTCACCGAGCAGGACCGCGAACGGCTGGCCCGCGACGTGCTGTTCGGCGACCGAGACCGCGTGGCCGAGGCCCTTCGGGTCGCCCTGCCGGACGTAGTGCATGTTGGCCAGCTGCACCGACTCCTGGACCCGGCGGAGCTTGTCCTTGTCACCCTTACGAGCGAGCAGCTCCTCGAGCTCGTAGGCCCGGTCGAAGTGGTCCTCCAGGGCGCGCTTGTTGCGGCCGGTGACCATCAGTATGTCGGAGAGGCCGGCCGCGGAGGCCTCCTCGACGACGTACTGGATCGCGGGCTTGTCGACGACCGGAAGCATCTCCTTCGGGGTGGCCTTGGTCGCGGGGAGGAATCGGGTCCCCAAACCGGCGGCAGGCACCACGGCCTTGGTGACAGGGAGGCGGGCGTTCGTCGTCGTCATGCGTCAGACCTTACTAAGGCGGGTTTCCACCGGGCTGAGTGCAGGGTTAACCAGTGATGAAACAACGGCTGGTCAGGGGCCCGTGTCGTGTCCAGCAGCCACAGCGGCCGTCGAGTGGGCGGTGCCGGCGGAGGTGAGGGGGGCCTCCTCGGTACCGGGCGACAGATTACCGGTGATTTCCACCGGCTCCGCCTCCCCGGTCAGCTCGGCCGCCCCGCGCCAGCAGTCGCCGCCCCCGGCGCGGGCCGCACCGAGCGCGCGGTCGGCGGCGCGCAGCAGCAGGGCGGCGTGCGCCCCGTCCTCCGGCAGCACCGCGATCCCGACCGCCGCGGTCAGGCCGTTGCGCCCGGACACCCGGCCGGGCTCCGCGCCGGCCGGGGACCAGTCGAGCAGCTGGTGCCTGCGGACCGTCCAGCAGAGCCGCTCGGCGACCTGCACCGCGCCGTCCAGGCCGGTGTCGGGCAGCACCACCAGGAACTCCTCGCCGCCGTACCGGCCCAGGGTGTCCGAGCGGCGGATCTCCACGCTCAGCCGCTGCGCGAGGTCGCGCAGTATCGCGTTGCCGCGGGCCCGGCCGTGCTCGGCGACCACCGACTCGAAGCCCGCGATCTCCAGCATCAGCAGGGCCAACGGCCGTGGCAGGGCGCCCGGATCGACCCGCCGGGCCCGCTCCACCTCGCGGTCCAGGGTGAGCTGGAGGTGCCGGTAGTTCCACACGCCGGTGAGCGGGTCGCAGGAGGCGGTGCGCTGGAGCACGTCCCGCTCGGCGGTCAGCTCGTCGACCCGGAGCCGGAGCGCGGCCTCCCGGCTCTCGGCGTCGGCGGCCCGTCGGCGCAGCCGAAGGCCCGTCAGGGCGACGGCGCCCAGCGCCGGGGCGCTGAGCACGGCCAGCGCCTGGACCAGGAACGGGGTGGACATCCGGTGCCTTCCGCGTGTCAGGCTCTGTGCACCGGGCGGCCGCCGCTCGCCGAAGGGTGCGGGCGGGCCACCGGGCCGGAGCGGGACCAAGGAGTATCCAGTGCACAACGACAAAGCCGGTCTGAGGTCACGCCTGCTCGCGGAACGGCGTGAACTCTCCCCCGAACGGCGGGAGCACGCGGCCGCACGGCTGGCGGCGCACGCCGGGTCGCTCGCGCGGGCGGGCCAGACCGTCGCGGCGTACGTCTCGGTCGGCGGCGAACCCGGCACCCGGCCGCTGCTGGACGCGCTGCGGGCGGGCGGGGTCCGGGTGCTGCTGCCCGTCCTGCTGCCCGACAACGACCTGGACTGGGCCGAGTACCAGGGCCCGGAGTCCCTCGCCCCGGCCGGTCGCGGCCTGCTGGAGCCGACCGGCCCCCGGCTCGG
This genomic interval from Kitasatospora gansuensis contains the following:
- a CDS encoding 5-formyltetrahydrofolate cyclo-ligase, whose translation is MHNDKAGLRSRLLAERRELSPERREHAAARLAAHAGSLARAGQTVAAYVSVGGEPGTRPLLDALRAGGVRVLLPVLLPDNDLDWAEYQGPESLAPAGRGLLEPTGPRLGPDAVCTAALVLLPGLAVDRRGIRLGRGGGSYDRVLARLTRRQAAPVLATLLYDAELLDTVPAEPHDLPVHATVTPSGVHWLDR